In the Streptomyces fradiae ATCC 10745 = DSM 40063 genome, one interval contains:
- a CDS encoding DUF6233 domain-containing protein, with protein MSELPPDLPRLEVLRTWLQLTLAQVDARITQLRAEQAARQRAVPAPEPDYRIQRGLDAGRTPVKVHLGDCGLARKAPGVSEATARQALAEGVAACEVCRPDTELGILDAG; from the coding sequence ATGTCCGAGCTGCCACCCGACCTACCCCGTCTCGAGGTGCTGCGCACGTGGCTGCAGCTCACCCTCGCGCAGGTCGACGCGCGGATCACCCAGCTCCGTGCCGAGCAGGCCGCCCGGCAGCGCGCCGTCCCGGCGCCCGAGCCGGACTACCGGATCCAGCGCGGCCTCGACGCCGGCCGCACCCCCGTCAAAGTCCACCTCGGCGACTGCGGCCTCGCCCGCAAAGCGCCGGGCGTCTCGGAGGCGACAGCCCGGCAGGCGCTGGCGGAGGGTGTCGCGGCGTGCGAGGTGTGCAGGCCGGACACGGAGCTCGGCATCCTCGACGCGGGGTAG
- a CDS encoding tyrosine-type recombinase/integrase: MTALVPRPSAELSTDRHDPRDDWPDEARQLADHLTDVYGDRDPLPTIAGGWIARQKSRHTRRAYVRTFRAWEEYARSTGIHPLQAKLPLADAYAKHLAKTLTRNGRPPAETTQAQALAAAGSFYTYAARLGAVDSDPFAGVNRPYVDPDYSPTEGMTEQETMRLIETARGWAPRSNALVTLLYLTGARVDELLSLNANQLGYDRGHRTLPLTQKGGKKRPAPVPPLALDALLAYLGDRQDGPLFTTEAGRRWTQPEVWKHLRVLARRAGIPQAATIKPHTLRHQFITDNLANGVPLQDVQDAVSHSDPRTTQRYNRRRRQLDNHPAYALAARLAERLRPEGETE, translated from the coding sequence GTGACCGCCCTCGTTCCACGCCCGTCGGCGGAGCTGTCGACCGACCGGCACGACCCCCGCGACGACTGGCCGGACGAAGCCCGCCAACTCGCCGACCACCTCACCGACGTCTACGGCGACCGCGACCCGCTCCCCACCATCGCCGGAGGATGGATCGCCCGCCAGAAGTCCCGCCACACCCGGCGCGCCTACGTCCGGACGTTCAGGGCGTGGGAGGAGTACGCCCGATCCACCGGCATCCACCCGCTCCAGGCCAAGCTGCCGCTCGCCGACGCCTACGCCAAGCACCTCGCCAAGACCCTCACCCGCAACGGACGGCCGCCAGCCGAGACCACGCAGGCCCAAGCCCTCGCCGCGGCCGGGAGCTTCTACACCTACGCCGCCCGGCTCGGCGCCGTCGACTCCGACCCGTTCGCCGGCGTCAACCGGCCCTACGTCGACCCCGACTACTCGCCCACCGAAGGCATGACCGAGCAAGAGACGATGCGGCTCATCGAGACCGCGCGCGGCTGGGCGCCCCGCTCCAACGCCCTCGTCACGCTCCTCTACCTCACCGGTGCTCGCGTCGATGAACTCCTCTCCCTCAATGCCAACCAGCTGGGCTACGACCGCGGTCATCGCACCCTGCCCCTCACCCAGAAGGGCGGCAAGAAGCGACCCGCGCCCGTCCCGCCGCTCGCCCTCGACGCGCTCCTCGCCTACCTCGGCGACCGCCAGGACGGCCCCCTCTTCACCACCGAGGCCGGGCGGCGCTGGACCCAGCCGGAAGTCTGGAAGCATCTCCGCGTCCTCGCCCGCCGCGCCGGCATCCCCCAGGCCGCCACCATCAAGCCCCACACGCTGCGGCACCAGTTCATCACCGACAACCTCGCCAACGGCGTCCCACTCCAGGACGTCCAGGACGCCGTCTCCCACTCCGACCCGCGCACCACCCAGCGGTACAACCGGCGCCGCCGCCAGCTCGACAACCACCCCGCCTACGCACTCGCCGCCCGGCTCGCCGAACGGCTCCGACCTGAGGGGGAAACGGAATGA
- a CDS encoding peptidoglycan recognition protein family protein, translating to MELQPESDAQPTIRPTQFIVHSIVAPWSPRRTYEYWRDSTNLESHFGLGYDGDLAQYIGTETRADANAAANRRPDGTGAVSIETASNTAASDPWTAQQVEQLIRLGVWLHQQHKLPLRICRTHDDPGYGYHRLHSQWAVSGTACPGDARVRQFREVVFPGIVARATGQTSTAPKEDDMAAVDVWAYKNTKIETRDAYEILRSTNRTVEALRQQVTAQTAAIQAIAAQLGDDVDTDTVVAAVQQAIRDAVIRVDVDITGTQEA from the coding sequence ATGGAGCTCCAACCGGAGTCGGACGCACAGCCAACAATCCGGCCTACGCAGTTCATCGTCCACTCGATCGTCGCCCCCTGGTCGCCGCGCCGCACCTACGAGTACTGGCGCGACTCGACGAACCTCGAGTCGCACTTCGGGCTCGGGTACGACGGCGACCTGGCCCAGTACATCGGCACCGAGACCCGCGCCGACGCCAACGCGGCAGCAAACCGGCGGCCGGACGGCACCGGCGCCGTGTCCATCGAGACCGCGTCCAACACTGCCGCGAGCGACCCGTGGACCGCACAGCAGGTCGAGCAGCTGATCCGGCTCGGCGTGTGGCTCCACCAGCAGCACAAGCTCCCGCTGCGGATCTGCCGCACCCACGACGACCCCGGCTACGGCTACCACCGACTCCACTCCCAGTGGGCTGTCTCGGGCACCGCATGCCCTGGCGATGCCCGCGTCCGCCAGTTCCGCGAGGTCGTCTTCCCCGGCATCGTCGCCCGGGCCACCGGCCAGACCAGCACAGCCCCCAAGGAGGACGACATGGCCGCAGTCGACGTCTGGGCCTACAAGAACACCAAGATCGAGACGCGGGACGCCTACGAGATCCTGCGCAGCACCAACCGCACCGTCGAGGCCCTCCGCCAGCAGGTCACCGCGCAGACCGCAGCCATCCAGGCCATCGCCGCACAGCTCGGCGACGACGTCGACACCGACACCGTCGTCGCCGCCGTCCAGCAGGCCATCCGAGACGCCGTCATCCGCGTCGACGTCGACATCACCGGCACCCAGGAAGCGTGA
- a CDS encoding PIG-L family deacetylase, whose protein sequence is MSDPVPLATGRALFFYTPHQDDESLWAGQILAHHALVGREVHIVLGSDGSTSTIRHALNGIESNGWWGGSHYPQREGIPAPLDYTAFAEARDRELLQAAVQLGVPRERVHLRVGQRSSTITVADAERLILQHEALHPGAGHYTTHWTDPDPTHAALGTALRNLKLAGRVTDARWVVRRSQIGTVAGAVQYDAGTYAATARQMAKAACRCYGAWHPPESYAIGRHSVPADLDWAESGAANVIVKNP, encoded by the coding sequence TTGTCTGACCCCGTACCCCTGGCCACCGGCCGCGCGCTGTTCTTCTACACCCCGCACCAGGACGACGAGTCCCTGTGGGCCGGGCAGATCCTCGCCCACCATGCCCTCGTCGGCCGCGAGGTCCACATCGTGCTCGGCTCGGACGGGTCCACCAGCACGATCCGGCACGCCCTCAACGGCATCGAGTCGAACGGCTGGTGGGGCGGCAGCCACTACCCGCAGCGGGAGGGCATACCGGCTCCGCTGGACTACACCGCGTTCGCCGAGGCCCGCGACCGGGAACTCCTCCAGGCCGCCGTCCAGCTCGGCGTGCCGCGCGAACGGGTCCACCTACGCGTCGGGCAGCGGTCCTCCACCATCACCGTCGCCGACGCCGAGCGGCTCATCCTCCAGCACGAGGCGCTCCACCCCGGAGCCGGCCACTACACGACGCACTGGACCGACCCGGACCCCACCCACGCCGCGCTCGGCACCGCACTGCGGAACCTGAAGCTGGCCGGGCGGGTCACCGACGCCCGCTGGGTCGTGCGCCGCTCCCAGATCGGCACCGTCGCTGGCGCCGTCCAGTACGACGCGGGCACCTACGCGGCGACCGCCCGCCAGATGGCCAAGGCCGCCTGCCGCTGCTACGGCGCCTGGCACCCGCCCGAGTCCTACGCCATCGGCCGCCACTCGGTGCCGGCCGACCTCGACTGGGCCGAGTCCGGCGCCGCCAACGTCATCGTCAAGAACCCCTGA
- a CDS encoding DUF5047 domain-containing protein, whose protein sequence is MYPVSPRFLQAILQSHTPVTEVKLFRTDGGVETLEHIGGSVSVDRGSTVHRTCTVQVADTSLIPRTPTDRLAIYGARLHISRGVDYGNGDRELVPLGVFRVDEVSGDVDAGPVTISGKSLECAVADDRFTAPYRATGTAVSAVTTLLRRSIPDAVLDSSAVADAPIGPRTWDVEGDPWTAVAEVASAVGAEVYATPDGQFAMAPLPDLATALPVWTISAGEGGAYIQASRGMSVDGVRNGWLIRGENTETNVAPVSALVVDTDPTSPTYWSGPFGHRPGFYSSPTITTLAAATLAGQLKLRAGIAPNASADLTALANPALETGDVLRVVYPDGTAELHQVASFSIDLDLGGAFTLQTIAAKEGT, encoded by the coding sequence ATGTATCCGGTCTCCCCGCGGTTCCTGCAGGCCATCCTCCAGAGCCACACCCCTGTCACCGAGGTCAAACTCTTCCGGACGGACGGGGGAGTGGAGACGCTCGAGCACATCGGCGGCAGCGTCAGCGTGGACCGGGGCAGCACCGTGCACCGCACCTGCACTGTCCAGGTCGCCGACACCAGCCTGATCCCGCGCACCCCCACCGACAGGCTCGCGATCTACGGAGCCAGGCTGCACATCAGCCGCGGCGTCGACTACGGCAACGGCGACCGCGAGCTGGTCCCGCTCGGTGTGTTCCGCGTGGATGAGGTGTCCGGTGATGTCGACGCAGGGCCTGTGACGATCAGCGGCAAGTCGCTCGAGTGCGCGGTTGCCGACGATCGGTTCACCGCCCCGTACCGGGCGACCGGCACCGCGGTCAGCGCGGTGACGACGCTGCTCCGACGGTCCATCCCCGACGCCGTCCTCGACTCGTCGGCTGTGGCGGATGCTCCGATCGGGCCCCGCACGTGGGATGTCGAGGGAGACCCGTGGACAGCGGTCGCGGAGGTCGCGTCCGCGGTCGGCGCCGAGGTGTACGCCACCCCGGACGGCCAGTTCGCCATGGCCCCGCTGCCGGACCTGGCGACGGCACTGCCGGTGTGGACGATCTCAGCGGGGGAGGGCGGCGCCTACATCCAGGCCAGCCGCGGCATGTCCGTCGACGGCGTCCGCAACGGATGGCTGATCAGGGGGGAGAACACGGAGACGAACGTTGCGCCGGTCAGCGCCCTCGTCGTCGACACCGACCCGACATCACCCACCTACTGGTCTGGCCCATTCGGCCACCGGCCGGGCTTCTACTCCTCACCGACGATCACCACGCTCGCCGCGGCCACGCTCGCCGGGCAGCTCAAGCTCCGGGCCGGCATCGCACCCAACGCCTCCGCAGACCTCACTGCGCTCGCCAACCCGGCCCTGGAGACCGGTGACGTGCTGCGCGTCGTCTACCCGGACGGCACCGCCGAGCTGCACCAGGTCGCGTCGTTCTCCATCGACCTCGACCTCGGCGGCGCGTTCACCCTCCAGACGATCGCCGCGAAGGAGGGCACATGA